The Halotia branconii CENA392 region AAGTTTGATAGCTAGTGCAAATGAACAGACCAGATTGACAAAAGGCGTAAGAAAATTCCCCATCAAACGACCTAGCCAGTATCTAGGGTTAAGCCAACGATAAATCGGAAACTGTTGAGCTTGATCAAATATTTTGTCACCTGCACAACCAGCAGCCAGAACAATTACTCGCTCTGGATCTTGAAGACAACGATTATAGAGATATTCTCCAATTACAGCCTCTTTTGGTAAGAAAAAACGGGATATAACTAAAATATCCGGGGATGCAGCTTGGTCTCTAATACTTGTTGCCAGTTGTGAGATCTGTTCCATGTTAATTTTTATAAATTTAATTCCAATAATTTGTAATTGTTCATACTGAAATTCAGATCAGGCAATGAAATGTCAGTTAATTTTCAGTAATCTTCATTACTTACTCTCCCGTATTTTATTTCTGCCAAAGTTCTCTATCTGTCTTAACATAGCTATTGCTCAAACTTTAGACTTAACCAAATTTTATTTAAGAGCTTGCAGCTTATGTATCTAATTTTCTCTTCTTTAACAAAGTTGTTGGCTACGTTGTAAAAATCAGGATTTTATATACTTTTTGTCAAAATAATTTACAATCCGTAATTAATTAATACCATTTCACGCAATTACTGATACAAATTACTTTTTTTACTTCCTCTGCCTCCCCTGGTCACTGAGCGTCCTTCGACTCCTTTCGATTGCTCCCTTCGGCTACTTCGACTACGCGGTAGTTGAGCGCAGTCGAAACTCAGTACAAATGCGCTCAGGATAAATTTAAGGCGATTTGCTCAGAAACCATAGTTGAAGTAAGCCGATTTTGAGAGAAATTTTATTAGCATCTCAAATAGAAGAAGCATCAGTAGATAGTCAAAAATCTCACGAATTGCAGCGAATGCTGTCCGAATACGAATTAATTATTGATAGTGCAAAACAAGCTATAGCAAGACCTGTAGACTATCAAGAACAAAAAAGATATTACTCTGGTAATAAAAAAATGCGTACTCTAAAAAACCAGTTTATTATCTTACCTAGTGGTGAAGATATTGTAGATATCTGGGTGAGAATGTTGGGAAAAACAAGTGATATTAATTTGTTTCGAGTTACTCAAAACAAATTTGCTGACTCACAAAGGTTAATTGGCGATAAGGCCTATATTTGGAGATGATGCCATTACCACACCTCATAAGAAACGAAAGAATACAGAAATTTCGGAATTACAACAACAATCGTAGAGTAAGATAGCGATCGCCTATTCAAGTTGAATTGCTCAAACCCATTCACAGTAAGCATTTACGTTTTGCGGATCAGTCTATTTGATCTAAAAATTGATCTATGGGAGAAAGGAGCAGAGGCTTCCACGGTTTTAAGCTAATTCTGCCAGAATTGCTGACTCGCATTTTTCAGCTTCAGCCTTGGAATCTACAGAACCCTGCCAAAAGCGAGGTTTCACCTTTACAAGCGTGCCATTCCCCCAATCAATCCTTTACTTACCAGCAACCATTGCCGGCATCAAGACTGCATCAATAACATGAATTACGCCATTATCAGCGATAATGTCTGTTTTTAAGACATTGGCATCATTCACTTTAACACCACCATCAGTAGACTCGATCGCCACAATTGATCCTTCTAGGGTCTCGGCTTCTTCAATTTGCTTTAAATCTTCAGATCTGACATCACCAAAAGCAACATGATACATCAATATCTTTTTCAGCTTGGGGATGTCTTGCAGTAGAGAATCTAAAGTTCCCTGTGGTAGTTGAGCAAAAGCTTCATCAGTAGGTGCAAAAACTGTTAGAGAATCAGGACTTTTGAGAGTTTCTACAAGTTTCGCCGCTTTAGCAGCTTCTATGAGTGTATTGAAATTTCCTGCCTTGGCAGCAGTTTCCACTATATCAGCCATGTGATTAGGTTAATTTATTAACTTACGGTTACAACACACTTATAAAATGATCACGAGTTTCTAGCCTCTATCAAGAGAATGAAGGGATGGAATTTCCCGCCGCTTTCAATGAAGAATCCCCAAAATTAGTAAGTGAGAGAAAGCGAAACTTACTCAGTTCGGGGAGTGTCAATTTTTGATATCTCTTAATTTGTTGCACTTTTAGCCCAAGCTGGATGGGATAGTAAAGAAGCAAAGACTCGAACCCCTCGCAATTGATTAGAGAGGGGTAAGTGACCTCTAGGCGCACTTAAATCCCAAGTAAACCCGTTAGGGTAACGCGTCCAGTTGTTACCGTTTTTCCAGCCAATTTTCGGCCAGAAACTATCCCAGTTTTTTCCTAAACTCAACCAAATTTCTCGTTGCACCGAAAAGCCAAATTTGCCCTCAGAGTGAACTAGCCACAAATAATTAATGGTTTGCAAGTCAACAGCAGGGGCATTTTCTACCTCAGTGAAATATAACCATTTTCTTTGGACAGCCGTTGGCCCTGCGAGTTCGCACATTTTCTGTATCGTAACGCGATCGGCTGCTTGGAAGTCTTGAGCAGCAAGTAGTTGTTGCAAAGGATTGTAATTAATCCCGCACTCTGATTTTAGAGGTACAATTCCCTCAGGAAAACAGGAAAGCAAAAATTCCTTGGCTGGGAGTGCATCAGAGTTATAGAGGACTTGGTAGGCTTTGCCATCAATCCAAGTTGCTGGGTTGTCACGACGTTTCAGCAAAAATTCCATCAATACGCTTAATCCCTCATTACCCAAATCAGCTAACTGTGGGATTATTTGCTGTTGGACTTGAAGAGACCCAGCAATTAACGTTTGTCGGAGAGAGTCGGTGTCATTAGCAGGGCCTGATAAAATCATTGGGTCTGTCATGCCATTACTCATGTTAGCGGTCAGCAGTAAAAAGCGATCGCCTATCGGGTGTTCTCGAAAGTGAAGCACTGATAGCGAAGAGTAGTTTACTATTTTTGATCGTACAAAATTGCGACAATTTCACCTGAATCCCTAAATGCTGTACAAGAGAAATAGGGGGAAAATCTGCGCCTGATAAATTCGTCAACAAAGAACACAGTAAAATTTGCAAGCCTAAAACAGCAGAATTTTTTGACTTGCGGCATCTTAATTAGGAGTGTGTGAAGTATGTATGACAAGATTACTCCCCCTACAACTGGAGCAAAAATTACCTTTAAAAAAGGTGAACCGATTGTGCCGGACAATCCAATTATCCCCTTTATTCGGGGCGATGGCACAGGTATAGATATTTGGCCTGCTACTCAAAAAGTACTAGATGCTGCGGTAGCTAAGGCATATAAAGGCCAGCGTCAAATTAGTTGGTTCAAGGTTTATGCTGGAGATGAAGCCTGTGATTTATACGGTACTTATCAGTATTTACCTCAAGATACACTCACAGCAATTCAAGAATATGGTTTAGCTATTAAAGGGCCGTTGACTACCCCAGTTGGTGGCGGTATTCGTTCTTTAAATGTGGCACTGCGACAAATTTTTGACCTTTATGCTTGTGTGCGCCCTTGCCGCTATTATGCAGGTACACCCTCACCTCATAAAAATCCTGAAAAACTTGATGTCATTGTTTATCGGGAAAATACAGAAGATATTTATTTGGGAATTGAGTGGAGACAAGGTAGTGAAATTGGCGATCGCTTAATCAAGTTACTCAACGAAGAACTGATCCCCGCCACCCCAGAACATGGCAAAAAGCAAATCCCCCTTGATGCGGGGATTGGCATTAAACCAATCAGCAAAGGCGGTTCCCAGCGTTTAGTGAGACGCGCTATGAAACACGCCTTGCTATTGCCTAAACACAAGCAACAAGTAACTTTGGTGCATAAGGGCAACATTATGAAATATACTGAAGGCGCTTTTCGGGATTGGGGTTATGAACTAGTCACGAGTGAGTTTCGCCAAGAGTGCGTTACTGAACGGGAATCTTGGATTTTGAGTAACAAGGAGAAAAACCCTAACATCTCCTCAGAAGATAATGCTCGACAAGTTGACCCTGGATATGATGCTTTAACTCCAGAGAAAAAAGCGCAAATTGTCAAGGAAGTTGAAACAGTTCTTAATTCAATTTGGTCAAGCCACGGTAATGGCCAGTGGAAAGACAAAGTAATGGTCAATGACCGGATTGCTGACAGTATTTTTCAACAAATCCAAACCAGACCGGATGAGTATTCAATTTTAGCGACAATGAACTTAAACGGCGATTACTTGTCTGATGCGGCGGCGGCAATTGTTGGAGGACTGGGAATGGGACCAGGGGCAAATATTGGCGATGCTTGTGCCATTTTTGAAGCTACCCACGGTACAGCACCAAAACACGCGGGTTTAGATAGGATTAATCCTGGTTCAGTGATTTTGTCTGGGGTGATGATGCTGGAATATATGGGTTGGCAAGAAGCCGCAGATTTGATTAAGCAAGGTTTAGGGGAGGCGATCGCTAGTAGTCAAGTGAC contains the following coding sequences:
- a CDS encoding fasciclin domain-containing protein, which translates into the protein MADIVETAAKAGNFNTLIEAAKAAKLVETLKSPDSLTVFAPTDEAFAQLPQGTLDSLLQDIPKLKKILMYHVAFGDVRSEDLKQIEEAETLEGSIVAIESTDGGVKVNDANVLKTDIIADNGVIHVIDAVLMPAMVAGK
- a CDS encoding transposase family protein → MREILLASQIEEASVDSQKSHELQRMLSEYELIIDSAKQAIARPVDYQEQKRYYSGNKKMRTLKNQFIILPSGEDIVDIWVRMLGKTSDINLFRVTQNKFADSQRLIGDKAYIWR
- a CDS encoding NADP-dependent isocitrate dehydrogenase; this encodes MYDKITPPTTGAKITFKKGEPIVPDNPIIPFIRGDGTGIDIWPATQKVLDAAVAKAYKGQRQISWFKVYAGDEACDLYGTYQYLPQDTLTAIQEYGLAIKGPLTTPVGGGIRSLNVALRQIFDLYACVRPCRYYAGTPSPHKNPEKLDVIVYRENTEDIYLGIEWRQGSEIGDRLIKLLNEELIPATPEHGKKQIPLDAGIGIKPISKGGSQRLVRRAMKHALLLPKHKQQVTLVHKGNIMKYTEGAFRDWGYELVTSEFRQECVTERESWILSNKEKNPNISSEDNARQVDPGYDALTPEKKAQIVKEVETVLNSIWSSHGNGQWKDKVMVNDRIADSIFQQIQTRPDEYSILATMNLNGDYLSDAAAAIVGGLGMGPGANIGDACAIFEATHGTAPKHAGLDRINPGSVILSGVMMLEYMGWQEAADLIKQGLGEAIASSQVTYDLARLLEPPVEPLKCSEFAEAIIQHFE
- a CDS encoding GUN4 domain-containing protein produces the protein MTDPMILSGPANDTDSLRQTLIAGSLQVQQQIIPQLADLGNEGLSVLMEFLLKRRDNPATWIDGKAYQVLYNSDALPAKEFLLSCFPEGIVPLKSECGINYNPLQQLLAAQDFQAADRVTIQKMCELAGPTAVQRKWLYFTEVENAPAVDLQTINYLWLVHSEGKFGFSVQREIWLSLGKNWDSFWPKIGWKNGNNWTRYPNGFTWDLSAPRGHLPLSNQLRGVRVFASLLSHPAWAKSATN